The Leucothrix mucor DSM 2157 DNA window ATGGTATCGACCGGATTTTCCTGACCGTTGACCACGCCTTGCTGGATTGACAAGTAAACGTCGGTAATTGGCATAACGACGGTTTGAAAGCCAATCGCTTCCATGGTCCAGCGGATCATGTCATTGGGGTAAACCCGCATTTTTTTGCCTTTAGCATCTTCCGGAGAGTTCAGCGGCATGTTAGTCGTGAAGCTACGGAAACCGGCTTCCCACGTGGATAACACACGAAAGCCTTTTTCTGGCAGTTTGGCGAATTCGCCTTTTAACCAGTCAGAGTTGTCGTAAAACTCCCAACCTTGCTCATAGGTATCCACCAAAAATGGCATGGCGGTGAGGTTGATGCTGGGTAGGTGGGTGGCGTAGCTGCCGGTGGCCGATACGGTGAAATCAACGCCACCTAACTGTAATTGTTCAATGGCTTTAGGGTCGTTAGCCAGCTGGCCAGAGGGGTAAATGCGGAGTTTGTAACGGCCTTCGGTATTTTTAGCGATGGCTTTGGCGAACACTTCAGCCGCGGCCTGACGGGAGCCACCAGGGTTATCGGTGTGACTAAAGCGAAGAATTTTTTCAGCATGTGCGCTGCTTGCGATGAGTAAGGTCGAGCCCAGCACCAGCGATGCCATTACGGACATGCGGCGTGCATTAGAAAAACAATTGAACATGATTTATCTCCTCAGATAGCTGCTTCGTGATCACTGTTTGCATCACTAGAAATCTAATAACGGCATGCATGTGATGTGTTATTTGATAGTGCAACAATATATACTTTATTGGATGTGTCAATGTATTTTTTAAAGTATACATTGACAGAGTGCCGAAATCGCTGCTTAATAAAAAGCAATTCGGGCCAATGCTAAAACGGCCTGAAGGGTGAGAGAGTGCGGTTAAATACTAAGAGGCAGGAAATTAAAGATGAGTGATTCGAGCTTTCAGATTGCTGTAATCAAAGGCGACGGAATTGGTATCGATGTGACAGAGGCAACCTTGGCAGTTATCGATTCTGCTCAACAGTCCATCGGTGGTTTTAGCTTGGCGCTAAACTATATCAGTGCTGGCGCAGGCTATTACCAAGAGACCGGAAACGATATCCAACCCGGTGGTGAAGAAGCGGCAGGGGAGGCCGATGCCATCTTGCTGGGAGCGATTGGTTTACCCTCGGTACGTTATACCGATGGCACCGAAATATCCCCCCATTTGCGCTTGCGGGACCGCTTCCAATTGTATGCGGGCATTCGTCCGGTGCGTGCTTATCCTAATGCGCCGCAACGCTTAGCCGACCCTCGTGCTAAAGATATCGACATGATCATTTTGCGCGAATCCACCGAAGGTTTGTTTTATACCGCAGCGGTACATAATCGCTGCCCGGTTGAAACTAATGATGAAGTGCAGGATGTGATGCGCATCACCCGTAAAACCACTGAAAAGCTGCATGACTTCGCCTTTAAGTTAGCTCAAAAACGTAAGCGCCGAGGCTTTGCAGGCAAAGTCACCTGCGTGGATAAAGCCAATGTTTTCAAATCGATGGCATTTTTCAGACAAATATTTGATGAGCGCTGCGTTAACTACCCCGATATCGAAAAAGGCTATAACTATGTCGATGCGCAGGCTTTAGATTTCATTCGTTACCCTTGGGCCTTTGATGTGCTGGTGATGGAGAATATCTTTGGGGATATTTTATCGGATTTAGCTGGTGGTTTAGTCGGCGGTATGGGCATGGCAGCCTGTGGTGAAATTGGTGATCATCATGGCTTATTTCAACCCGCACACGGCAGCGCTCCTGACATTATGGGGCAGGATAAAGCCAATCCTTTGGCGGCGATTTTAAGTGGCGCGTTAATGCTGGATTATCTGGCGGATAAGTCAGGTAATGAGGCGCTGGCCAATGCGGCAACGATGATTGAGGATGCGGTATATCAAGGCTTTGAAGCGAATGAAATTCGCCCAATGGAATTTGGTGGTGATATGGGAACCAAAGCCGTTACCCAAGCCGTGATTAATCGTATTCAAGCAATGAAAACAGCCTAAGCCTGCTGCCAGAGGAGAAAAATTATGTTTATGGTATTAGTTGATTTTGTGATTCAGCCGGATAAGGCGGATCAGTTTTATAAGGTAGTGTTAGAGCAGGCGAAAAACTCGCTGGATGAAGAGCCGGATTGCCATTTTTTCGAGGTGACTCGTTCACCCGGCAAGCCGGAATCGTTTGTTTTAAGCGAAGTGTATACCAGCTCAGAGGCCTTTGACCGCCACTTAAAAACGCAGCACTTTCTGACGTTTGATGCGCTGGTAAGTGACTGGGTGCAGGAGAAATCCGTCCGCACCCTTGCATAGCGTTTGTCCTGCTGCTTGACCTGGGGGTACTTATTGCACGGCTTAGGTCGTGCTTTTTTGTGCGGTTAAATCAGGCTAAACGCTTTTAATAAAAATAATCCCAGCGTAATGGCGACCACGGCAGCCAGTGAGGTACTGGCAATAATCGCTGCACCTAAATGATAATTACCACCGATTGCTCGCAGCATTGGATAGCCTGCCGCCGCACTGGGCGCTGAAGACATCAGATACAAAACGCCAAGTGACTCACCGCGTAGTCCCGCTAATATTCCACCGATCGTAATCAACGCCGGTACCGCAATGAGCTTGGCCAAGGTGGCCCAGTACAGATTGACGGATACCCGAAAATCCCGCCAGCGAATCGAAGCACCGATACAGAGTAAGGCCAGTGGCATACTCATGCGGCCAATGTAGCCGGTGGTATCCAGCACAAATTTAGGTGGGGTAATGGATAGCAGCGAGATCGAAACCGCAATCACAATCGCGATGATAATGGGGTTGCTGGCAATCCGGCGCAGCGTGAGGCCGAGTGATAAATTAGCGCCTTCTTTCACCTGATTGCGGGTGAGGGTGATCAGTGATAACACGTTATACAAGATGGTCACAAAGGCCAGATACACCGAGGCCACGGCAATCACGCCATCGCCAAAGGCATTGATACAAAAGGCGAGCCCGACAATCCCCATATTGCTGCGAAATGAGCCTTGTACAAAGGCGCTGCGGTCGACCTTATCCAGTCTCGGGGCAATCACATATTCCAAAATCAGGAAGGCTAGCAGGGTCAGTAATAAGCCGCATAACACCAGTGCAATCGGTGGGTGCTCAAAATTAACCTGCGCTAAGCTAACGAACAATAAGCAGGGTAGCGTGATTTTAAACACCAGATCAGAGCCGATTTGGGCAAACTCATTATTGATGACGCCAATGCGTTTTAGAAAAATACCGAGGCAAATAACTAAAAAAGTGGGTGCTGTAACTTCGAGGGCGAAGGCCAGATTGGAGAACATGTGGGGTCTCATTAGGTGCCCGAAGCAGTGGGTTTGCTTCGGGCTGGATGGGGATTATTGTGGGGCGATCAGTGGCTTAGCGTGAAGCCCAGATATTGATATCCATGTTTTTGGCATGTTGATCAATGCTGTTTAGCTCTTCCTGATTGAAGCTGAGATTGTTACGTGCGGCGACGCTGTCTTCCAGCTGTTTCACGCTGCTGGCACCGATCAGTGCAGAGGTGACGCGTTGATCACGCAGCACCCAAGCAATGGCCATTTGCGCTAGCGATTGGTCGCGTTGCTTCGCCATATCATTGAGTGCACGCACGTTTTTCAGCGTTTTATCATTGATGAAATCATCTTTAAAACTGCTGGCATGCGTCACGCGGGAGTGCTCTGGAATGCCGTTTAGGTATTTATTCGTCAGCAAGCCTTGGGCCAGTGGCGAGAAAGCGATACAGCCCATTTTCTCATCTTCAATGGCTTGCAGCAGGCCATCTTCAATCCAGCGGTTAAACATGGAATAAGATGGCTGATGAATCAGGCAAGGTGTACCTAAGTCGCGCAGAATTTTAGCCGCTTTGCGGGTTTGCTCTGGCGGGTAGGAGGAGATGCCGACATACAGCGCTTTGCCTTGTCTCACGGCGTGATCCAATGCACCCATAGTTTCTTCCAGTGGCGTGTTAGGGTCGTAGCGATGCGAGTAGAAGATGTCGACGTAATCTAAGCCCATGCGCTTGAGGCTTTGGTCCAAACTGGCGAGCAGGTATTTGCGTGAACCCCATTCGCCATACGGGCCGGGCCACATGTTATAGCCAGCTTTACTGGAGATGATCAGTTCATCGCGATAAGGAAGAAAATCCGCTTTTAGCAGCTTGCCGAAGTGCTCTTCAGAAGAGCCAGGCGGAGGGCCGTAGTTGTTGGCCAAATCAAAATGCGTAACTCCAAGGTCGAATGCCCGACGGAGGATTGCTTGTTGATTATCCAGTGAAAACGTAGCGCCGAAGTTGTGCCAAAGTCCCAGTGAGATCAGTGGGAGCTTTAGGCCACTCTTGCCACAGCGGCGGTATTGACCCTTTTCGTAACGGTCGTCAGCAGCTAAATAGGGCATCATTCTCTCCTTTTTGATTGATGCCCTGAATGGTGACACTTGCTTGGGGTTGCTGCAAGCTGGGAGTGTATGGCTCTTTCATAAAATCCGTATTTTACCTATAATCCATATTCTATGTATATCAGAGTGGAGACGGCCATGAAAACGATATCAAGTACTCAAGCCCAAAAGAGCTTTGGTGAGTTGGTCACCAGTGCGATTAAGGAGCCTATTTCGATTACCAAGCACACCAAGGAAGTGTTTGTCATTGTGCCCTCAGATGAGTATCACAAGATGAAAAGGGCTTATGAAAGCTTATCCAGTAAGCTATTTGTTTCTGAAGAGGGGATTGCGCAGTCCTATATTGGCTCAGTAAAAGGGGTATTTTCTTCATCGGCAGAAGTTGATCAGTTTATTGCTCAAGAGCGTGAAGCATGGGGCTGAGAGAGGCGATATCCGGTAAGCGTGTATACGTCGATACCAATATTCTGATCTATCTTTTTGAAGGGTTCGCAGAGTATTTACCGCTGATGCAGCAGTTAGCTCAATGTGTTGATAGCAAAGAGATAAGCTTGTTAACTGGCGAGATCACATTGGCCGAGTTGATGGTGATGCCATTTAAAAATAATGATACGAATGCTATTAATCTCTATACCAAGGCACTTAATGATAGAAAGTTTATAACGCTTATTCCCACCACGCAGAAAATTTACATTAAAACAGCCTTTTTACGCGCAACCTTGAGCGGAATGAAGACGCCAGATTCGATTCATGTAGCTTCGGCGGTAGAAGGCAAGGCGGATGTGTTTATCACTAACGATCAAGGGATAAAGACCCCGAAAGGGCTTGAGAAATTGATGTTAAGTGATTTTTTGTAGGGCTTAGTGAAGGCTGGGAGCGGAGGAAAAACAGTGGTGAAAATGAGTACCAAGTCAAACCTGATAGTTGCGTATTTAATTTCTGCAACTATCAGGTCAGATAGGTGTAACTAGGTTTTAGTAAACCGAAACAGTCACCTTAGCCGAGTTGGTACGGCCAATGATGTCGGTAATCACATACCAAAAACTATCCGTTCCTTTATAGCCAGCTCTTGGCGTGTAGGTTAATTGGTTATTCGCATTGCTTATGGTGCCGCCATTGACCGAATACTCATTCACATCTGAAACCCACAGCCCTGTGCCGGTATCATTCCCCATTGCGTTAAAGGTGACTGAGCTGCCCGCTGCGACGGAGACACTATCCGTATAAGCAACTGGGTAAGCGGATGTGCCGGTCACATTAATATTCACACTGCTGCTATTTACGCGGCCTAATGAATCCTGGAATACATACCAAAGCTTGTCTTCGCCTGAGAAGTCTTGCTTTGGCGTATATGAGATCCGATTATTGGAAATAGCGACTCTACCGCCTTTTAATGACCAAGGATTGGAGCTGGTTATTGTTAAACCTGAACCGGAGTCATTTGCCAGCACATCAATGGTTAGCGGGCTATTTAACGCGGTACTAACGGTGTCTGGGTTACCCACAGGATAAGCGCTGCCTGAAACAGTAATATTGACTACGCCGAAGTTACGACGCCCTTGTGAGTCGCGGAACACATACCAAAGTCGGTCATTACCAGTGAAGCCAGTCTTTGGTTGGTAGTTAATTTTATTGTTTGAGATGGTTACCGAACCACCGCTTTCTGACCAATCATTCGTGCTGCTAAGCACTAAGCCAGAGCCCGTATCATTGGCTAATACATCGATGCTAATGGCACTATTTAGCGTGGTCGATGCGAAATCCGGATTTCCTACGGGGTACGCGCTGCTACCATCAATCGTGGCGTTAAAGGCGATGATACCGTAGTCCTGCGAACCATCACCACGGTCGATCGCGTTGTAGCCAACCTGCCAGTAACGTGAAGGCTCATTCGCATCGCGGGCAATGATGCGGTAGAAGTAATTACCGGAAGCGTAGTTCCAAGGCACCGTCACACTGGTTCCTGAAATGCCGCTTTGGTTAAAGACGATTGAGTTCGACTCAAAACCAACCGAGGTTGAGATTTGGATATCGTAGTTAATGCTTTGGTTATACAGCGAATCCGAGCTGGACCAGCTGAACTTGTAGCTTTGGTCGGCATTGGCAACCGGGTCATAGAGCGAGAATGGCATTGGATCGGCAATATGCTCGATGAACTGGTTGTAGTTTTGCTCAACCTTATCCGCCAGACTGGAGAAAATATTGTTATAAGCTGCGATTTTCTCAGGGTTAGTACCACCTAAATACAGCTTGTCGATATCTGGACTGGCCGAGATCATCGGGAACACAAAGTTGTAATAAGAGTCCGCTTTTTGTTGAAGCTTCGCGCGGGTTAGATACTTATTTTTAACTTCCATTACGGCTTCTTTTAACAAATCCAGATTGCCGGGTTGTCTTAAGAATTGCTGATGTAATTCCTGTCCCCACCAGTTGGCATGCGACTGTGTCCAGCGTGGCAGGTCGGTGCGCGTGGTGTAATTAGTATCAAAGAGAGAGCCTAAAGACAGATCATAATCCCAAGGGACAAAGTAGAATTTCTCAGTGCCTTTTGGGTTGTAGAGATAGAAGTTATGGAAGTTGGTATCGTAATTGTCGGTTAGCAGATTAATGGCAAACCAAGTTAAATAATTGTCTTTATTAAAGTATTTATTAAAGACCTGCGAGTCAAAATCCAGCGATGGATTATTGACCGCTTGGATCATATTCACAAACTCACGATGATCATCGCCACGCTTGATTTCCATCAGCTTTTCAAAGGCGGCTTCATCAATCGGTTCGCCGGCTGCATCCAGTGCAAATCCCGGATCATCTTTGAAGAAAAAGTTCTCGGCTTTATATACACCGGAGTCATCATCCCAACCTCGACGGACTAAGTATTCCTTACCGAAATACTCAACATGCGTGTAGAGGCCATAGTCATCGACAGAGCCTTGGTCTTCAACGCTGAAATTCACAAACTGCGTGCGCATACTGGGCAAGTTTGGAATGTCGATAAACAAGTCATAGCTTAGTTTGTTACGAATACGGCTAAAGTCCCAAAAGCTTTTAACCAACTGAATACGGCGTTCCCCACGCCATAGCGCATCGCTGCTATCCAGTTTCACGCGGAAGGATTTTTGTGGCGCACCACGGCTGGTCGCGCCGCGTTGGCGTAATTCTGCGTTAGAAACTAAGCCATCATCTGGAAAGTCATCCGCTGTCATGTGGACTTTGATTTCTGGTTGGAAGTCATCGCTGCCATCAATGTCATTGAGCACGTCGTTGAGTGTACAGCCATCATTCACTCCTGGACCGCAAGCGCCTGAACCGATGACTGTCTTAACTCGCATATTCAGTAAAGAAGGGTAGGAGGTATCGTAGGTGTTAGCAGGCTCAATGAGGTCGCCGGTAGTGGTTGAAGACAGCACATCCGCCATGGCATGGGTGGCGGGGAATAAGCAGGCGGTGAGCAGTATCATTCGGAATGGGGTATGGCTTTTGAACATAGGGTCGTCTTCCTTGGCAAACGTTGGAGTACTAAGTACCTATAGTTCGTGCTGCGTAACAAATCTTGGGCCACAAGACTGGGGGGGAGGTTTTAGAGACTAACGGGGCGCTGAGGTGGAATCAGCCTATCCATTCGTCAAACGGTAGGAAAAACACTGAGCATTCGTGACAAACTATTAATAATCAGCCTTGAGGTATCTCCCCATGCTCTTGGCCATAATAAAAAGACGAGTGTTGCCATGAAATATTTCCCATTTAAACCCACCTATTTTTTAATCTGTTCAATGGTTGCTGTTGGCTTTTCCAGCGCTCAGGCAAAGACAGCGGCTTTGGCTGAGTTGGAAGAAACCGGCTTTTACGGGCGCGTTCATGCTTGGAATAATAAGCCAGCCACTGCCCATAAGCTGGCGTTGACCGTACCGAAAGATGCACCAATTATTATTTCCGATTACCACAGCCGAGTCGGCGCAAATGGGCTGCGGCGTACACTTCAGCATAACGGTGTGGATATTTTTCAGGAGATTGGTACGCCTATTATTGCAGCGGCATATGGCAAAGTCGTGAAAGCCAAGAACGATAAGTGCTGGGGGCCAACGGTGTTAATCAGCCATGGTCGTACGGCTGAAGGTAAACCGCTTTATGCACTTTATGGCCATATGAGAAACCTTAAAGTCGTACCCGGCCAGCTTGTAAAGCGGGGCGAGCAAATTGCTGAAATGGGTGAGGATATTATGAATGGCTGTGGCGCCGGCTTTCATCATCTGCATTTTCAAATATCTCATGTTCCTTACAAAATTCCGTTCGGGTGGGGCTGGGCTAACTTCGTGACTGATGGAAAAGAAGCGCCTAATCCTCACGAGTTTTGGGCAGATGGGCCGGGGAAAATTACTTGTTTCAACGAAGGTGAGCACTATAAACCATCTGCTTTGACTTACCCTTTGCCCTGCCGCACTAATGAACAAAAATCTTCACCCACAACGCTCGCACAACTTTGGTCTGAAGACGAGGCAGAGCCTCACTGATTAAGATAACTTCACAAAAGGTTGATTTTAATCAATTGAATTGCACAAATTCCCCCACATAGTTAATGACATATCAGAACCTATTTAGGGGAAACCTATGAGAATGGACAAATTAACCAGCAAATTTCAGCTGGCACTACAAGATGCGCAATCGCTCGCATTGCGCCATGATCATCAGCAAATGGAGCCGGTTCATGTCATGGTCGCATTGCTCGACCAAGATGGCGGCTCAGCACGTGGATTATTGAGTAAAGCAGGCGTTAACTTAAACGCATTACGGTCACAGTTGGGCGAAGAGGTGGATAATCTACCTGTCGTGACTGGTGGCGATGCGGGAGATGTACATGTCTCCAATGACTTAAATCGCTTATTGAATGTAACCGATAAGTTAGCTCAAAAACGTGATGATCAATATATTTCTACCGAGATTTTTATTCTGGCGGCCGCTGAAGAGAAGGGCAAGCTTGGAATAATCCTCAAAGCCAATGGCGCAACTAAAGCGATTCTTGAAAAAGCGATCGATGATGTGCGCGGTGGTCAGAATGTGAATGATCCCAATGCTGAAGATCAACGTGAAGCTTTAGAAAAATATACCACTGACTTAACCGAACGTGCCGAGCAGGGAAAAATTGACCCAATTATCGGCCGTGATGCGGAAATTCGCCGTGCGGTGCAGATTCTGCAGCGTCGTACTAAGAATAATCCGGTCATTATCGGTGAGCCAGGTGTGGGTAAAACCGCGATTGCTGAAGGCTTAGCACAGCGCATCGTGAATGGAGAAGTGCCAGAAGGCGTGAAGGGCAAGCGCTTGTTATCACTGGATTTGGCATCACTATTAGCTGGTGCAAAATTCCGCGGTGACTTTGAAGAGCGCTTAAAAGCAGTGTTGAATGACATCGCAAAATCCGACGGTAATGTGATTCTGTTTATTGATGAATTACACACACTAGTGGGTGCTGGTGCGGCCGAAGGCGCTATGGATGCGGGCAATATGTTAAAACCTGCGCTAGCGCGTGGTGAGCTGCATTGTATCGGTGCGACAACGCTGGATGAGTATCGCAAATACATTGAAAAAGATGCGGCACTTGAGCGACGCTTCCAGAAAATTCAGGTCAATGAGCCAACAGTAGAAGATACGGTTGCGATTCTGCGTGGACTGAAAGAGCGTTACGAAGTGCATCATGGTGTGGATATTACCGATCCGGCAATTGTCGCGGCGGCAACCCTATCGCACCGCTATATTACGGATCGCCAGCTGCCGGATAAGGCAATTGACTTGGTGGATGAGGCTGCATCGCGCATTCGTTTGGAAATTGACTCCAAGCCAGAGTCGATGGATAAACTTGATCGCAGACTGATCAAGCTGAAGATCGAGCGTGAGTCGTTAAAATCTGAAAACGATGATGCGTCTAAAAAACGTTTAGCGGACTTGGAAGAGCAAATCGAGCTATTAGAGCGTGAATACTCTGATTTAGAAGAAATCTGGAATGCTGAAAAAGCGGCTGTACAAGGCACGCAGCATATCAAAGAAGAGTTAGATCAGATTCGTATCGAGATGGAGACAGCGCGTCGTGCAGGTGATTTACAGCGCATGTCTGAGCTGCAGTATGGCCGCATTCCTGAGCTTGAAAAGCAGCTGATTGATGCCTCACAGGCTGAAGAGTCTGGCGAGCCAAACAAGCTGTTGCGTAATAAAGTTACAGAGAATGAAATTGCGGATGTGGTTTCTAGTTGGACGGGTATCCCGGTTTCCAAAATGATGGAAGGCGAGCGCGACAAGCTGATGCAGATGGAAGAGCTGCTGCGTAAGCGCGTGATTGGTCAGCGTGAAGCGATTACTGCGGTATCGAATGCGATTCGTCGTTCGCGGGCAGGCTTGTCTGATCCGAACCGTCCAATGGGCTCGTTTATGTTCCTCGGCCCAACTGGTGTCGGTAAGACTGAGTTGTCCAAAGCCTTGGCTGGATTCTTATTCGATGACGATGACGCGATGGTACGTATCGATATGTCTGAATTTATGGAAAAGCACGCGGTTTCACGACTGGTCGGTGCGCCTCCTGGATATGTTGGTTATGAAGAAGGTGGTTATCTGACCGAAGCGGTTCGCCGTAAGCCTTACTCGGTGATTTTGCTGGATGAGGTAGAGAAAGCGCATCCTGATGTCTTCAATATTCTGTTACAGGTATTGGATGATGGACGCTTGACGGATGGTCAGGGCCGCACGGTTGATTTCACCAATTCGGTGATTATCATGACCTCTAACCTTGGGTCCGATGTGATTCAAACGCTGAATGGTGAAGAGAATTACGACGCCATGAAAGAGGCGGTAATGGAGATTTTAGGGCAGCATTTCCGTCCTGAGTTTATTAACCGTGTTGATGATGCGGTGGTGTTTCATCCACTGGATCAGGCTGAGATCCGTCAGATTGCTGAGATTCAGTTGGGTACCTTGGTCAAGCGTTTGGCTGAGCGTGACATGACCATTAGCTTCTCTGATGAGGCGATGGATCTGATTGCGGAGGCTGGGTTTGACTCTGTGTACGGTGCGCGTCCATTGAAGCGTGCGATTCAACAGTCTGTTGAAAATCCGCTCGCGAATAAGATTTTGTCTGGTGCCTTTATGGGCGGGGATGAGATTAAGGTTCACGTGCTGGAAGATCAGCTAGTGTTTGATAAGTAATACTTGATGGCGCTTTGCTAGGCCATCCTAAACAAAAGCCGCCGCACTGATATTCAGTGTGGCGGCTTTTTTGTTAAAAGACCTTTGTATTTTAGCGTGAAACTTGTGAAAACAACCTTGTCTTTTAGCAAATTAAGGCAAAAGTAAGCCTGTGTATAGAGATCAATTTACTCCACCTTTGGCTCAGGTGACTTAATAGCCGCACTAATAGCCTTTTCCATTTTCTCAAAGACAGCCGCAAATTCCGACGCAACTAAATACCTTGGTGTTTCCATATCCGAAAGCGATTCACTCAGGCCTAAGCTACCCCACTCATGGAAAGACTGAGGCATGTAGAAGTTATTAAAGACCTTTCCATCTTCCTCAAGCCATACTTTATAAAGGTGTTTGGTGATCGCAGCCATGCCTTCCAGCTCAATAGCCTCTTTAAATAACGCAAGCTTTTCAGCCTTTAACTCAGGATGACGATCAAAGTATTTTTGTTGATCTCTACCCAAGTTTGTCAGTGCCAAATTATGACCACCCTCATAAGCAACTAATTGAATTCGCTCATCAATATCGTTGATTTCCTTGTTCTGGGCAATCAGTTCTTTTCTTACGGCTTCTACGCCTCTTGGGTTGTTAGGGTCTTTAATAACATCGATAACCGCTTGCGCCGTTTTAGCGTTAAGCACGCCCTTTGCTACGTCATGGCAAGGCCCAAATTTGTGAGGGCTTATCACCTTATCATCATGGTTTAGGTTGCCAAAACAGGCATAAAAATAGGCCGAGGTCGCAACGGCATCAATTCTTTTGATGGATTCAGTCTTGGCGGCATGGCTAAGCATGATCTTGGTTAAAACAGGGTTGTTTTGCTTGGTTGCCAAGGTGACGATGAGGTTTTTCTCATCCATCCCTGACTCAAGCCAGATCTTAGCAACACGGTCTAATCTGTCTACATAAGCCATCTGCGCCATAAACTTGTAGGCTCTATCCAGATTCTTTAATACGTAAACCTCTGAGTTCTTTTGGAAGTCAAAACCAAATCTTTCAGCAACTCGTTTATCCCAGCCTTTTTTAAACTCGGTGAATAAGTCTTTCTGAAGATCTCTGATTGCATCACCGGTGTAGTGATAAACCAGGTCAGGGCTGTGAAGCTCACTCTTATGCTCTTTAATATAGGTAAACCGATCAACAAAGACATCTTTAA harbors:
- a CDS encoding isocitrate/isopropylmalate dehydrogenase family protein produces the protein MSDSSFQIAVIKGDGIGIDVTEATLAVIDSAQQSIGGFSLALNYISAGAGYYQETGNDIQPGGEEAAGEADAILLGAIGLPSVRYTDGTEISPHLRLRDRFQLYAGIRPVRAYPNAPQRLADPRAKDIDMIILRESTEGLFYTAAVHNRCPVETNDEVQDVMRITRKTTEKLHDFAFKLAQKRKRRGFAGKVTCVDKANVFKSMAFFRQIFDERCVNYPDIEKGYNYVDAQALDFIRYPWAFDVLVMENIFGDILSDLAGGLVGGMGMAACGEIGDHHGLFQPAHGSAPDIMGQDKANPLAAILSGALMLDYLADKSGNEALANAATMIEDAVYQGFEANEIRPMEFGGDMGTKAVTQAVINRIQAMKTA
- a CDS encoding CotH kinase family protein, producing the protein MFKSHTPFRMILLTACLFPATHAMADVLSSTTTGDLIEPANTYDTSYPSLLNMRVKTVIGSGACGPGVNDGCTLNDVLNDIDGSDDFQPEIKVHMTADDFPDDGLVSNAELRQRGATSRGAPQKSFRVKLDSSDALWRGERRIQLVKSFWDFSRIRNKLSYDLFIDIPNLPSMRTQFVNFSVEDQGSVDDYGLYTHVEYFGKEYLVRRGWDDDSGVYKAENFFFKDDPGFALDAAGEPIDEAAFEKLMEIKRGDDHREFVNMIQAVNNPSLDFDSQVFNKYFNKDNYLTWFAINLLTDNYDTNFHNFYLYNPKGTEKFYFVPWDYDLSLGSLFDTNYTTRTDLPRWTQSHANWWGQELHQQFLRQPGNLDLLKEAVMEVKNKYLTRAKLQQKADSYYNFVFPMISASPDIDKLYLGGTNPEKIAAYNNIFSSLADKVEQNYNQFIEHIADPMPFSLYDPVANADQSYKFSWSSSDSLYNQSINYDIQISTSVGFESNSIVFNQSGISGTSVTVPWNYASGNYFYRIIARDANEPSRYWQVGYNAIDRGDGSQDYGIIAFNATIDGSSAYPVGNPDFASTTLNSAISIDVLANDTGSGLVLSSTNDWSESGGSVTISNNKINYQPKTGFTGNDRLWYVFRDSQGRRNFGVVNITVSGSAYPVGNPDTVSTALNSPLTIDVLANDSGSGLTITSSNPWSLKGGRVAISNNRISYTPKQDFSGEDKLWYVFQDSLGRVNSSSVNINVTGTSAYPVAYTDSVSVAAGSSVTFNAMGNDTGTGLWVSDVNEYSVNGGTISNANNQLTYTPRAGYKGTDSFWYVITDIIGRTNSAKVTVSVY
- a CDS encoding putative quinol monooxygenase yields the protein MFMVLVDFVIQPDKADQFYKVVLEQAKNSLDEEPDCHFFEVTRSPGKPESFVLSEVYTSSEAFDRHLKTQHFLTFDALVSDWVQEKSVRTLA
- a CDS encoding TRAP transporter substrate-binding protein, which produces MFNCFSNARRMSVMASLVLGSTLLIASSAHAEKILRFSHTDNPGGSRQAAAEVFAKAIAKNTEGRYKLRIYPSGQLANDPKAIEQLQLGGVDFTVSATGSYATHLPSINLTAMPFLVDTYEQGWEFYDNSDWLKGEFAKLPEKGFRVLSTWEAGFRSFTTNMPLNSPEDAKGKKMRVYPNDMIRWTMEAIGFQTVVMPITDVYLSIQQGVVNGQENPVDTIKSLRFYEVAPYVTLTRHVYSPLPLTISEKTWQAFSDDDKAAVLEAAKEAASFSRDLVRSSVNEQIEAMEKAGATVTTPKIGPFRDAVQSVYAKAKDVYGAEEVDKVLSDAAAIREKMPAK
- a CDS encoding AEC family transporter, which codes for MFSNLAFALEVTAPTFLVICLGIFLKRIGVINNEFAQIGSDLVFKITLPCLLFVSLAQVNFEHPPIALVLCGLLLTLLAFLILEYVIAPRLDKVDRSAFVQGSFRSNMGIVGLAFCINAFGDGVIAVASVYLAFVTILYNVLSLITLTRNQVKEGANLSLGLTLRRIASNPIIIAIVIAVSISLLSITPPKFVLDTTGYIGRMSMPLALLCIGASIRWRDFRVSVNLYWATLAKLIAVPALITIGGILAGLRGESLGVLYLMSSAPSAAAGYPMLRAIGGNYHLGAAIIASTSLAAVVAITLGLFLLKAFSLI
- a CDS encoding type II toxin-antitoxin system Phd/YefM family antitoxin, whose amino-acid sequence is MKTISSTQAQKSFGELVTSAIKEPISITKHTKEVFVIVPSDEYHKMKRAYESLSSKLFVSEEGIAQSYIGSVKGVFSSSAEVDQFIAQEREAWG
- a CDS encoding type II toxin-antitoxin system VapC family toxin — encoded protein: MGLREAISGKRVYVDTNILIYLFEGFAEYLPLMQQLAQCVDSKEISLLTGEITLAELMVMPFKNNDTNAINLYTKALNDRKFITLIPTTQKIYIKTAFLRATLSGMKTPDSIHVASAVEGKADVFITNDQGIKTPKGLEKLMLSDFL
- the mgrA gene encoding L-glyceraldehyde 3-phosphate reductase is translated as MMPYLAADDRYEKGQYRRCGKSGLKLPLISLGLWHNFGATFSLDNQQAILRRAFDLGVTHFDLANNYGPPPGSSEEHFGKLLKADFLPYRDELIISSKAGYNMWPGPYGEWGSRKYLLASLDQSLKRMGLDYVDIFYSHRYDPNTPLEETMGALDHAVRQGKALYVGISSYPPEQTRKAAKILRDLGTPCLIHQPSYSMFNRWIEDGLLQAIEDEKMGCIAFSPLAQGLLTNKYLNGIPEHSRVTHASSFKDDFINDKTLKNVRALNDMAKQRDQSLAQMAIAWVLRDQRVTSALIGASSVKQLEDSVAARNNLSFNQEELNSIDQHAKNMDINIWASR